TCTTGAACAGGTTTTTCCCAACAGTTATCGGTTCTACAacaaatatggccggcccactgccctttcagcttactaatccggtgggctatgtcgatgactttggttctctgatGGATCACCTcttttctgatgcgatccctaaGAGAAACTCCGAGTATAACCCTTTCCATATCATGCTGAGCGACTTTAAACTGGTGGACCAGccttgtcgtgagtgtccactTTTCGGCTtcgtatgtcatgacgggtaggacgcactggttgaagactttcgtcttaaggcactgtgggatcgacgatgtgaagattcgACGTAACTTCCCAAACGCTGCCCAACCTAGCCTACTTCACCTcgtcctcaaagttgtttctacctaatcaaaaatatgtctacctcgggTAGATTTTCGGGTATttccaatttaataaattattttttacttaaagataaaaaatttataCCCTACTGCtcttaaattgaaaatgatgTTCAGTGATTTTTATAGTCTACCTCgggtagacatatttttgattaggtagaaacaacttcGAGGACAgtaccgtgtatcgcaatcggttccggtagaacatgatcattgaacatgaccttggttttatccaagttcatccgtaggccgatgcgcatagaagaatcagccagctcattcagtatctgttgtaggtcctgcagcgtttctgccatgatgacgatgtcgtctgcgaatctcaagtgagagatatattcgccattgatgttgatACCACGTCCTTTCCAGTTCCGCGTTTTGAACATAtcctccattgcattagtgaacaatttggggGAAATAACGTCCCCTTGACTCACTCCTCGATGCAAAGGTATGGGATTTTTTTGCTGATTCTGTACTTGGACGGACATGGTGACGTCTTCGTAGAGACATCTCATCACTTGGATGTATCGCCAATCAACTTGGCAACGCTGCAGGGACTCCAGAACAGCCCAGATTTCAACCAAGTCAAAGGCCTTTTCATAGTCCTCGAATGCAAGGCACAGAGGCCGATTATACTCATTGGACTTCTGTACAATCTACCGCACTAtgtggatgtggtctatggtgccgTATCCGCTCCGAAACCCGGCCTGTTCTGGGGGTTGAAATTCGCCGAATCTTTGCGCAAAACTGTTTGTgatcactcttgaaaacagcAATAGACGTTGCTCAGTAGggatatgggtcgatagttcCTCAGCAGGGTCTTGTCTCCCTTTTTAAAGAACAGGACGACCACACTCCTACTCCACGCCTCTGGagttctcccttcgaggagGACAGGGTTAAAAAGCTTCAGGAGCTCCCACAGGACGGGTTTACCTCCTGCTTTCAATAACTCTGTAGTAACGGCGTCCTCTCCAggggcttttccatttttaagctgtttaagaCCCATCTCGATTTCGCCACTACGGACTTCTGGCAGGTCTTCGGCCGTAACAGGCCGTAGAGGTCCTCTACTTCCGAAAAAACTGCCGGCTTGGAAGAAACGATTTCTCCACTTGCTGTGGTCAACTTCGTCAGGTGGGTCCTTCCAAGACATTGTACGAACACCTTACACCCCCGATTCTGCTCGATCGCTATTTCAATCGCAAGAGTATTGGAGCACCGGAGGTCATGGCGTACGCGCCTGCTTGTCTCTTGGTTTAGTTGCCGTTTCTCTGACGACGTGACAGGTGGGTTTTGACGTCATTTCTTCATTAGCCCTAAAGTCTCTTCCGAAAGTTTGGAATCCTGCCCTTACTCTGCATGCTACAAAATCTCGTGCCTTCTACACTGAGAATTCGAACTACATTTTCGAGGTTGTGGTTTACGTCTGTTGTGGttttacgttttcatttttaatcggtagcccaaaaataaaatttcgagcttttaacttcaaaatgacggacttccagactaacctgtatacgaaatgtcaacgcCTATTTTCTCCTTTAGgactaaaatatcaagaaagtCTTAattacgtatctactcatttttaatcggtagcccaaaaataaaatttcatgcttctaacttcaaaattacagacttccagactaacctgtatacgaaatgtcaaactataTTTCTCCCcataggcgtaaaatatccagaaacgcttaaatgcgaatcaactcatttttaatcggtagcccaaaaataaaatttcatgcttctaatttcaaaattacggacttccagactaccttgtatacgaaatgtcaacccctaatTTTTCCTCCTagtcgtaaaatatcaagaaacacttaaatatgtatgtatctactcatttttaataagtagcccaaaaataaagtttcttgcttctaacttcaaaaatgactgtcttccagactatcctatatacgaaatgtgacccctatttccctccttaggcgtcaaatatccagaatcgtttaaatacgaatcaactcatttttaatcggtatcccaaaaataaaatttcatgcttctaactttaaaaatgacagaGTTCctgactaacctgtatacgaaatgtcaagaACAtcaagaaatgcttaaatacgtatttacttatttttaacaagtaacacaaaaataaaatttcatgcttctatctaaaaaataacggacttccaaactaatctatataagaaatgtcaacccctattaaaccccttagagctaaaatatctagaaacacttaaatacgtatttaatcttttttaatcagtatcccaaaactagagtttcatatttttagcttaaaaaatgacgacttccataaaaactttgaacccttatttcacccccttattgatagaatataaaataaaaacacttaaatacgtatatgctcattttttatcagtatctcaaaaaaaaaacttaaaaaatgactaacTTCCTTAAAAACCTTCAACCCtttttcacccccttagtggtagattatctagaaacgcttaaatacgtatctactcatttttgatcaggatccctaaaataaagtttcatgtttcttctatcttaaaaaatgacggacttctatacaaactttcaatccttatttcacctcCGTAGGGgttgaatatgcagaaacacttaaatactcctttttaatcagtataccaaaaagaaaagtttcatgtttttaatttaaaaaattacggacctccatacatacatacgttcaacctctatttcacccctttaggggtagaatttccaaaattcgctccttagtgggtgtcatcatatgttagtttataagtgtacagcctaaaatataagttttatgcttgtagttctaaaaatgacaatactttcaacaacttttCTTTCACAACTTTCATCCTCCTTTTTAatcctttacagcactttttccaaataaaaagtagcctatgtcctttatCGGGCTTTAGACTACTtgtgtactaaatttcatttaaatcggtctagtagttttggcgtgaaagtgagacagacagacagacagagttactttcgcatttataatattggtatggaagtatggattttaaaattctagaattaattatcaatgcctaatttaaattactaacgTGGTAATGTTTAACAAATATTGACACAAGTGTCTCACCGCCCGTGGATACTTTGTGTAAATTGTcgtcatttattttctttgtagtAACTGATGCGTATAAgactatatataatttcttgCAATAATTCACGAGTAACAGTTGTGTCTATTGAGTAAAATTAACTATGAAATTGTCTGgaattattttcagttttctGTACATACAAGTAAGTATTTTTACGTTTAAtgtcatttataatgttagggttaccacattttaaaatatacaattatttcagGTTTCTTCATCACTCCTTGGTGATTTTCGAAATGCGATGTTTAACGTTGAACGCGGTTTTGGTAAATTATTAACAGATGTCGTTACCGACGTAAAGGATACGATTCATTGTACCATATCAGCAGTCGAGCAAGTTTTGGTGTTAAACGGACTTTTGGACAAAACTTCTAGATATAGTTACAGTTGTAGCGGTGTAAGTAAACCAACTGAACCAATACCCTCGCCATCTAAAATCCGGGATCAAAGAAGCTTGCTTGGTGATTTTCAACGGTCGAAACATGCCAATCATGGCTTGGACTATCTTAACTCGCCAAGGCACATTTCAATGGAATTAGGAAAGTCCATCGCCAacgttaataaaacaataaacgatATTCTAGGTCATCACAAAGCCAATAGCAATTTGAAACTTATATCTAAAACGATGAAAGAAGAAACTAACCGCCTAACtgaaataagtaaaatactTAAGCGAGAATTGGAAAACATATCGAGTAATATCAAACTTGAGATACGAAAATTACTTTTTGATCGACAAGAATCTCATTTTGAATCGGTTTGggatgaaattaaaacattacacgACATTCAACAGAGAAGCATAAATGAAACAGAGATTGGTGAAATACGTCATATTTTAGATAAGGTAGTGAATAAACTGCATTTAAAATCTGAAAATCAAAAACAACTCGGCAGCTatgatttaaaagaaataagaaaaacacTGGAAAAATATTCTGATGGTCaggataaaaaaattcaaaaagatAATGCCGATCATTCAAGACCACAAGATCTATCATTTGAAACACCTACTACAAAATTACCGCTAAAATCTTTTAAAGATGTTGCCAAGAAAATATTTGATCAAAAgaaaaacactaaaataaatccGTCGCATTCAAAggaatctatatttaatttaaatatgcattcATTCGAACATTTTACACCATTTTCGACAAcagataatattagtaagaaaacGATAGATGATGCTAAGAAAATTATTGAAGACAGTCAACGTAccgataaaatgttaaataatatttttaatgaaaagcgAGCAGCCTCAAGTGTCTTTAGCAATCCAGAAAACAATCTATTTGATTTTAGTAGCAGTTGAATGAAAATGGCCTGGAACTGTATTTCAGTTTTACATGATTCTTTAAATAACATATGTGACAAAAAGTGACATTTATTACTCGTAAgtgatattaaatttgaattataataataagttgcttcatatataagataatgttttaatattggttttacaaaagaaaaacgttTTCTCGTTtgttttgtgtataatttatttttgtatttaatcatGGAAGAAGTATTAACTAATccatatatttgataaaatctaaattgtaaaataaattatataaagattgaACCAGATCACACtctttagtaaattaaatgttaacagTTTAAATGACGATTTGAAAGCGCAAGCAAAAAAAGCGTTATGTCTCCAGGCGAGCTTTCCCTCTCTCTTTGTGATAGTATTATATATCACTATTTTAGCTAATttcttgttattgttttaattcacgcgatttttaaataactttgaattctagtcatttcattattttcaaacgCTTTTAGTTTAATTCTTTGTATCTGTTAATGAATATATGATATAGAGTGAAAGCAATTCGTTCCAACCGGCTGTCTACACTACACAACTGCTGTTGTGACCGAATTTTATAATAGTCCTACTCAAAGACTAAGCCTAAGACTAAGTACAGAAGATGAGGACAGTAAACCTACAGAGCGAGGTTAGGATCAGTACCATTGGTTTTACTTTGTAAGATTTACATAATAAGTCAAACAAAATACCGCATTTCGTATATAAAGTACACGAGCGAGCAAGCGTATATGGCGCTCACCCGTCGCACTCTTACAAAATCATACGATAATACTGAAACGTTCATTGGTTTAAAAACctaatatttcatttgtaattcaatgtcaaaaatattttcaatgttaatgtacaacttttaattggctgaatGTTACTTTTGTCGTGTTCATATTGTATTAGTTTTTATTGGTAGaattttaagcgtttttttagacaaaaaattgtaaatatctagtttaaatatttttattggtcaattctattttaagtttttgtatatatactgacacatttttaaataaattcatttcgaTCCGACAAGTAAgcaagtgttattttattaccaagAAGAACTACAAGTAAGCTAGAGACTAGTACCCCTACAACTTACTTTCTAAGTAAGAGACTTTGTCTCCGTAACCTAACTTCTTTTTAACTCTTATTGACCCAAATTGGGATATTAACTTTAACTTTGACTTTGGGATCTACAGTCTTGTTAGCCCTAGATCTTTACCCATCACTTTACCAATTTACACCGGGGTGAGAATATAAATACCAAACATCTCTCTAGTCTAAGTGTAAATCACATAGTTTTTACCaggtaagaaataaatacagCCACATATCTTATAAcggttttattaacaatataaatagataaattacaaatttacttTTCTACAATTGAGCTGCGCTACTCTACTGCGAGCAGTCCAATgtgcttattataatttactctaGATATACGATGTCATTTTTTCATTTCCAATGTGGGACTATATGTAGGTATACTATACACccgcatacatatatgtacatacataggAATCGACTCTTGGATGCgttcacttaaatataaatcattaaatacaatatataatttcaaagatagtattaatttacgtttttttttaatattcgagaATGCAAACGTAGTTGAGtcgattaaattaatgatttacattaaaattat
This DNA window, taken from Vanessa tameamea isolate UH-Manoa-2023 chromosome 7, ilVanTame1 primary haplotype, whole genome shotgun sequence, encodes the following:
- the LOC113401124 gene encoding uncharacterized protein LOC113401124, encoding MKLSGIIFSFLYIQVSSSLLGDFRNAMFNVERGFGKLLTDVVTDVKDTIHCTISAVEQVLVLNGLLDKTSRYSYSCSGVSKPTEPIPSPSKIRDQRSLLGDFQRSKHANHGLDYLNSPRHISMELGKSIANVNKTINDILGHHKANSNLKLISKTMKEETNRLTEISKILKRELENISSNIKLEIRKLLFDRQESHFESVWDEIKTLHDIQQRSINETEIGEIRHILDKVVNKLHLKSENQKQLGSYDLKEIRKTLEKYSDGQDKKIQKDNADHSRPQDLSFETPTTKLPLKSFKDVAKKIFDQKKNTKINPSHSKESIFNLNMHSFEHFTPFSTTDNISKKTIDDAKKIIEDSQRTDKMLNNIFNEKRAASSVFSNPENNLFDFSSS